In the genome of Pempheris klunzingeri isolate RE-2024b chromosome 11, fPemKlu1.hap1, whole genome shotgun sequence, one region contains:
- the LOC139209954 gene encoding transcription factor Spi-B isoform X2, protein MRVLFFFPDCRLSMLTEMETMAYVTEIRLSGDRGVWSGGVPSSCPEVDLEVIEEYLQEHSLEVQPTHMPSSPPTSVGQQTHTHSHHSTRIIENSWSGQYPYEWHCDSHTPNEEYEDQAQPPAWSSPHDNQWDHIAYSYKAPAYIDSDSQSSGSQYQEYQDSPSPSSDRGGRKDRDSLPLVPLSGKRKERLFQFLFEMLQTPSMRSCIWWVQSSAGTFQFSSQNKERLAQLWGRRKGNRKTMTYQKMARALRNYSRTGEIQKVKRKLTYRFDEKTLKGLQGDSNVV, encoded by the exons ATGAgggtgttgtttttctttccagatTGTCGTTTAAGTATGTTGACAGAAATGGAGACG ATGGCTTATGTGACCGAGATCAGGCTGAGTGGAGATCGGGGGGTCTGGAGCGGAGGGGTTCCCTCTTCCTGCCCTGAGGTGGACCTGGAGGTCATCGAGGAGTACCTGCAGGAACACTCATTGGAGGTCCAGCCCACACACATGCCTTCGTCACCTCCGACCAGCGTGgggcaacaaacacacacacactcccaccatAGCACCAGGATCATAG AGAATAGCTGGTCAGGTCAGTATCCATATGAGTGGCACTGTGACTCTCACACTCCAAATGAGGAATATGAGGATCAAGCCCAGCCTCCCGCCTGGTCTAGTCCCCATGACAACCAATGG GACCACATTGCGTATTCCTACAAGGCACCTGCATACATTGACTCAGACTCCCAGTCCAGTGGCTCCCAGTACCAGGAATATCAAGATTCCCCGTCACCATCATCTGACAGGGGCGGCAGGAAGGACAGAGACTCCCTGCCTCTTGTCCCACTTTCAg gaaagaggaaggagcGGTTGTTCCAGTTCCTATTTGAGATGCTCCAGACACCATCGATGCGGAGCTGCATCTGGTGGGTCCAGTCCTCCGCTGGCACCTTCCAGTTCTCCTCCCAAAACAAGGAGCGTCTGGCGCAGCTGTGGGGTCGGCGAAAAGGTAATCGCAAGACCATGACCTACCAAAAGATGGCACGGGCACTGAGGAACTACTCCCGCACAGGCGAGATTCAGAAGGTGAAGAGGAAGCTCACCTACCGGTTTGATGAGAAAACGCTGAAAGGCCTGCAAGGAGACTCTAATGTAGTTTAG
- the LOC139210303 gene encoding adenosine receptor A1, with protein MAEWSWVAYTVLEVLIATACCLGNVLVVCAVCIGIRDSLREPTFCFLVSLAVADFLVGVAAVPLAVILDGWVSLTPDLCLLLSCVVLVLTQASVLSLLAIAVDRYLRLHTPLRYKALATQRRTWIAVSVCWTLSCLLGFTPLFGWNNYSSLASDSTNTSSSSIISPPCTFLSVISLPFMVYFNFLGCVMAPLLVMTFLYTRIFWSLQGRLKESCPQAQASLLREKRLACSLALVLILFASCWIPLHLMNCLLLFHGPQAVTHGTLYTGILLSHANSAVNPVVYAYRIPKIQQAYSQIWRHFLLNINCCHGDKQVHRSRTGSRANRTETCGSGGKTPP; from the exons ATGGCTGAGTGGAGCTGGGTGGCCTACACTGTACTAGAAGTGCTGATTGCTACGGCCTGTTGCCTTGGCAATGTGTTGGTAGTGTGTGCGGTGTGTATTGGTATCCGGGATTCCCTTCGGGAGCCAACCTTCTGCTTCCTCGTGTCCCTGGCAGTGGCTGACTTCCTAGTGGGCGTGGCTGCTGTGCCCCTGGCTGTAATATTGGATGGCTGGGTGAGTCTGACCCCTGACCTGTGCCTACTTCTCAGCTGTGTTGTGCTTGTGCTCACTCAGGCCTCTGTGCTGTCACTGCTGGCTATCGCCGTGGACCGATACCTCCGGTTACACACACCACTCAG ATACAAAGCCTTGGCCACACAGAGGCGTACCTGGATAGCCGTGTCTGTGTGCTGGACACTTTCCTGCCTACTGGGGTTCACCCCTCTGTTTGGCTGGAACAACTACTCCTCTCTAGCATCTGATTCCACCAAtacatcctcctcttccatcaTCTCTCCACCCTGCACCTTCCTCTCAGTCATCTCCCTCCCCTTCATGGTCTACTTCAACTTCCTGGGATGCGTCATGGCACCCCTGCTGGTCATGACCTTCCTCTACACTCGAATCTTCTGGAGCCTGCAGGGCCGTCTGAAGGAGAGCTGTCCTCAAGCCCAGGCCTCTTTGCTCAGGGAGAAGAGGCTGGCCTGCTCCCTGGCGCTGGTTCTCATTTTGTTTGCCAGCTGCTGGATTCCTCTTCACCTCATgaactgtctgctgctgtttcatggTCCTCAAGCGGTCACACACGGGACACTATATACAG GTATCCTCCTGTCTCATGCCAACTCAGCAGTCAACCCCGTGGTCTACGCTTATCGCATCCCAAAGATCCAACAGGCCTACAGTCAAATATGGAGGCATTTCCTCTTGAACATAAACTGTTGCCATGGGGACAAGCAAGTTCACAGGTCGAGAACAGGCAGCAGAGCCAATCGTACAGAGACGTGTGGATCAGGAGGGAAAACCCCGCCCTAA
- the LOC139209954 gene encoding transcription factor Spi-B isoform X1: MRVLFFFPDCRLSMLTEMETMAYVTEIRLSGDRGVWSGGVPSSCPEVDLEVIEEYLQEHSLEVQPTHMPSSPPTSVGQQTHTHSHHSTRIIENSWSGQYPYEWHCDSHTPNEEYEDQAQPPAWSSPHDNQWDHIAYSYKAPAYIDSDSQSSGSQYQEYQDSPSPSSDRGGRKDRDSLPLVPLSAGKRKERLFQFLFEMLQTPSMRSCIWWVQSSAGTFQFSSQNKERLAQLWGRRKGNRKTMTYQKMARALRNYSRTGEIQKVKRKLTYRFDEKTLKGLQGDSNVV, encoded by the exons ATGAgggtgttgtttttctttccagatTGTCGTTTAAGTATGTTGACAGAAATGGAGACG ATGGCTTATGTGACCGAGATCAGGCTGAGTGGAGATCGGGGGGTCTGGAGCGGAGGGGTTCCCTCTTCCTGCCCTGAGGTGGACCTGGAGGTCATCGAGGAGTACCTGCAGGAACACTCATTGGAGGTCCAGCCCACACACATGCCTTCGTCACCTCCGACCAGCGTGgggcaacaaacacacacacactcccaccatAGCACCAGGATCATAG AGAATAGCTGGTCAGGTCAGTATCCATATGAGTGGCACTGTGACTCTCACACTCCAAATGAGGAATATGAGGATCAAGCCCAGCCTCCCGCCTGGTCTAGTCCCCATGACAACCAATGG GACCACATTGCGTATTCCTACAAGGCACCTGCATACATTGACTCAGACTCCCAGTCCAGTGGCTCCCAGTACCAGGAATATCAAGATTCCCCGTCACCATCATCTGACAGGGGCGGCAGGAAGGACAGAGACTCCCTGCCTCTTGTCCCACTTTCAg caggaaagaggaaggagcGGTTGTTCCAGTTCCTATTTGAGATGCTCCAGACACCATCGATGCGGAGCTGCATCTGGTGGGTCCAGTCCTCCGCTGGCACCTTCCAGTTCTCCTCCCAAAACAAGGAGCGTCTGGCGCAGCTGTGGGGTCGGCGAAAAGGTAATCGCAAGACCATGACCTACCAAAAGATGGCACGGGCACTGAGGAACTACTCCCGCACAGGCGAGATTCAGAAGGTGAAGAGGAAGCTCACCTACCGGTTTGATGAGAAAACGCTGAAAGGCCTGCAAGGAGACTCTAATGTAGTTTAG